From Deltaproteobacteria bacterium:
CAACAAAACAAGAGATGTCAAGAGGTTAAAGGTGTTTTGTGGGAGATTGAAATTTTTTAACTAGTTAGAAATGAACCCCAACGTAGCCGAACAACGAGGATTGGGGATCAAAGCCGCCGTTCAGAATTTTTGTTCTTACACCGTTGATCGTATTGAATTTTTCCTGAAGAAACGCGAAATCTTGTGTGAAATCAAGGCCGACATAAAGAAATTTATGGATTAAAATTTCCATCCCGCCACCCAAATCAAAAGTGGGGCCCCAAACACCGAGACGATCATTTCCCGCGCTTAAATTAGGAACAGCGGCTCCAAACACGCCTGCTCCAATTTTAACGTAGGGAAGAAAGCGGACGATTTTCCATTTTGTGAGGGCATCCAAGATAAAGGAATATTTTCCGTTAAAATTGATGTTGACCGCGTGTTCCCTTCGGCCATTTACTTTTTCTGTTCCGTAACGCATCTGCAATTCCGTGGCCCAATGATCCAAAAAGTTCCAGCCGGTGGTCAGGCCATAAGCGGGAATGATGTCGGAACCAAAAGACTGACCTGTGACAACATTAACATCTTTGTCCACATTCAAAAATCCAACCCCCAGCAGAGTATAAGCTCCTTTATGCCAACCCTTTTCTTTTGATGCGTAATCTGCGCTGGCGAAAACTGTGGAAGAAAAAATCAGGAAAAT
This genomic window contains:
- a CDS encoding outer membrane beta-barrel protein, translated to MVKRYFYLFVGIFLIFSSTVFASADYASKEKGWHKGAYTLLGVGFLNVDKDVNVVTGQSFGSDIIPAYGLTTGWNFLDHWATELQMRYGTEKVNGRREHAVNINFNGKYSFILDALTKWKIVRFLPYVKIGAGVFGAAVPNLSAGNDRLGVWGPTFDLGGGMEILIHKFLYVGLDFTQDFAFLQEKFNTINGVRTKILNGGFDPQSSLFGYVGVHF